In the genome of Patescibacteria group bacterium, one region contains:
- a CDS encoding UDP-N-acetylglucosamine--N-acetylmuramyl-(pentapeptide) pyrophosphoryl-undecaprenol N-acetylglucosamine transferase: protein MKILLTGGGSGGHFYPVIAVAQAINQIAKEEKLAEVHLFYMAPQPYDRELLFENKMTFVPCAAGKSRRYFSLLNYLDMFKTAWGAFKAVWKLFWIYPDVVFGKGGYVSFPALFAARFLRIPVVIHESDSVPGRVNAWAGKFAQRVAVSYPDAAQYFKPEKVAFTGNPVRQEVIHTAREGAHEFLKLDNSLPLILILGGSQGSQIINETIIDALPQLLQKYQVYHQTGENNLIPVQETAKVILQNNPNKTRYHAVGHVDSLTLRMLAGIADVIISRAGSTIFEIAVWGVPAILIPISSSNGNHQHNNAYSYAREGGGVVIEENNLTGHILSAEVERIMTKEGLHQKMVDSAKKFARTDAAHTIAKEIVSIALSHEK from the coding sequence ATGAAAATTCTGCTAACAGGAGGTGGTTCGGGTGGACACTTTTATCCAGTAATTGCTGTTGCTCAAGCAATCAATCAAATAGCTAAAGAAGAAAAGCTCGCAGAAGTGCATTTGTTTTACATGGCACCACAGCCATACGATCGCGAATTGTTATTTGAAAACAAGATGACATTTGTACCATGTGCTGCAGGAAAGTCTCGACGATATTTTTCTTTATTGAATTATCTCGATATGTTTAAGACAGCATGGGGAGCATTTAAGGCAGTATGGAAACTCTTTTGGATTTACCCAGATGTTGTATTTGGAAAAGGTGGATACGTAAGCTTTCCAGCACTCTTTGCTGCGAGATTTTTAAGAATTCCTGTTGTTATTCATGAATCAGATAGTGTACCTGGACGAGTAAATGCATGGGCAGGAAAATTTGCACAACGTGTTGCCGTATCATATCCAGATGCTGCACAATATTTCAAACCAGAAAAAGTTGCATTTACGGGAAATCCTGTTCGTCAGGAAGTTATCCATACAGCTCGAGAAGGTGCTCATGAATTTCTAAAACTCGACAACAGTCTGCCATTAATTCTCATCCTAGGAGGCTCACAAGGCTCACAGATCATCAATGAAACTATTATTGATGCATTACCCCAACTTTTACAGAAATATCAGGTATATCATCAAACAGGAGAAAACAATTTGATTCCAGTTCAAGAAACTGCAAAAGTTATTCTACAAAACAATCCCAACAAAACCCGCTATCACGCAGTTGGTCATGTTGATAGTCTAACACTCCGAATGCTTGCAGGAATTGCTGACGTAATTATCTCTCGAGCAGGATCTACAATCTTTGAAATTGCTGTTTGGGGAGTACCAGCAATTCTCATTCCAATTTCTAGTTCAAATGGCAATCATCAACACAACAATGCATATAGCTATGCCCGTGAAGGAGGAGGCGTTGTAATTGAAGAAAATAATCTTACTGGACATATACTTTCAGCAGAAGTTGAACGAATTATGACTAAAGAAGGTCTCCATCAAAAAATGGTAGACTCAGCAAAAAAGTTTGCACGCACTGATGCAGCTCATACTATTGCTAAAGAAATTGTATCTATTGCACTTAGTCACGAAAAATAA
- a CDS encoding putative peptidoglycan glycosyltransferase FtsW → MSTKAKRVDKMFFILTLLLLAAGFFIFSSASMGLLAREGISYSNVALKQLFIGFGLGGITLITAARIPYKFWQKYAFYFFLVSIVLCICVFLPKIGFSHGGASRWIHIGPYTFQPSEMLKLGAVIYFAAWITAVKDKITTFKWGALPLFIILFICGALILKQPDTGTFMVIFASLLAMFVSAGGKWRYVFLLFVGAIAGIALLALMRPYLMGRILTFIDPSRDALGSGYQIQQSMIAIGSGGVFGRGFGQSIQKFNFLPEPIGDSIFAVASEEFGFIGGVLLIVLFLVYAMRGFKIAARIPDTFGMTLCVGLVTIIIAQAFINMGAMIGVIPLTGIPLTFVSHGGSAMLFAMAEAGIILSISKFQKT, encoded by the coding sequence ATGAGCACAAAAGCAAAAAGGGTCGATAAAATGTTTTTTATATTAACGCTGCTACTTTTGGCAGCTGGCTTTTTTATCTTTAGTTCTGCGTCTATGGGACTTTTGGCGCGAGAGGGAATTAGCTATTCTAATGTTGCACTCAAGCAACTCTTTATTGGATTTGGATTAGGTGGAATTACTCTTATTACAGCAGCACGTATTCCCTATAAATTCTGGCAAAAATATGCTTTTTACTTTTTCTTAGTTTCTATTGTTTTGTGTATTTGCGTATTCCTTCCGAAGATTGGTTTTAGTCACGGAGGTGCATCACGTTGGATTCATATTGGACCATATACGTTTCAACCGTCCGAAATGCTTAAACTAGGTGCGGTAATCTACTTTGCAGCATGGATTACAGCAGTTAAAGATAAAATTACAACATTTAAATGGGGAGCATTGCCATTGTTTATTATTCTCTTTATTTGTGGTGCTCTGATTCTCAAGCAACCAGACACCGGAACATTCATGGTAATTTTCGCATCACTACTTGCGATGTTTGTTTCTGCAGGAGGTAAATGGAGGTATGTATTTCTATTGTTTGTAGGAGCTATAGCTGGTATTGCACTCCTTGCACTTATGCGACCATATCTTATGGGCCGAATCCTTACTTTTATTGATCCATCACGAGATGCCCTTGGTTCTGGTTATCAAATTCAGCAGTCCATGATTGCTATTGGATCGGGAGGAGTATTTGGGAGAGGTTTTGGTCAGAGTATTCAAAAGTTCAACTTTCTCCCAGAACCAATTGGAGATTCAATATTTGCAGTAGCATCTGAAGAATTCGGCTTCATTGGAGGAGTACTTCTGATTGTATTATTTTTAGTTTATGCAATGCGTGGGTTTAAAATTGCAGCACGTATTCCTGATACATTTGGAATGACGCTGTGTGTGGGATTGGTAACAATCATTATCGCTCAAGCGTTTATAAATATGGGCGCCATGATTGGGGTGATTCCGCTTACAGGAATTCCTCTCACATTCGTAAGTCATGGAGGATCGGCAATGCTTTTTGCTATGGCAGAAGCAGGTATCATTTTAAGCATTTCTAAATTTCAAAAAACTTAG
- a CDS encoding serine hydrolase, producing MIGLIIFFSFPDNTTKINVKEVVAEESKPTYIDPFKDVQLEAKAAYVYDFTTGKALFQKNPDQVLPLASITKVMTAITALESSTDVKNVVVTDQSLSQEGDSGLFGNETWSLTNLLKYTLLVSSNDGAAAVATAFNGSSFIDSMNAKAVSMGLPSLHFNNESGLDVSTTEAGGYGSAKDVAKLMHYAMTKHQDIFEATRYETMSFASEDEFTHKGVNTSPIAEKIPGLVGGKTGYSVLAGGNLAVVVDMGIQHPVAIVVLGSSYEGRFQDVENLVSATIGAISVNEYNAN from the coding sequence ATGATTGGACTTATCATCTTTTTCTCTTTTCCCGACAATACTACTAAAATAAATGTAAAAGAAGTTGTAGCAGAAGAATCAAAACCTACCTATATAGATCCATTTAAAGACGTGCAACTCGAAGCAAAAGCTGCCTATGTCTATGACTTTACTACAGGTAAAGCTCTGTTTCAAAAGAATCCTGATCAAGTTTTACCACTGGCATCTATTACAAAAGTAATGACAGCAATCACAGCTCTTGAATCTTCTACGGATGTTAAAAATGTTGTAGTTACAGATCAGAGTCTTTCTCAAGAAGGTGATTCAGGGCTATTTGGCAACGAGACATGGTCACTTACAAATTTATTGAAATATACATTATTAGTTTCATCAAATGATGGTGCTGCAGCTGTAGCCACAGCATTCAATGGATCTAGCTTTATAGATTCAATGAATGCAAAAGCAGTGAGTATGGGGCTTCCTTCACTCCATTTTAATAATGAATCCGGACTTGATGTCTCTACTACAGAAGCTGGTGGGTATGGATCTGCGAAAGATGTTGCCAAACTCATGCACTATGCAATGACAAAACATCAAGATATTTTTGAAGCTACCCGATATGAAACAATGAGCTTTGCATCTGAAGATGAGTTTACTCATAAAGGAGTAAATACAAGCCCTATTGCTGAAAAGATACCTGGTCTTGTGGGTGGAAAAACTGGCTATAGTGTTTTAGCAGGTGGCAACTTAGCTGTAGTTGTGGATATGGGTATTCAACATCCAGTAGCAATTGTCGTTTTAGGTTCTTCATATGAAGGTAGATTTCAAGATGTTGAAAACTTGGTAAGCGCAACTATTGGAGCAATCTCAGTAAACGAGTATAATGCAAACTAA
- the scpB gene encoding SMC-Scp complex subunit ScpB, translated as MNLDAQIESLLFWKGEPMKLKKLAEILSKTEEEIVAALGELEHKIEGRGVQLVRKDDEIMLGTRNEMGPIIEGLIKEELVKDLGKAGLETLSIILYRGPVARRDIDYIRGVNSNFILRNLLVRGLVEKVVHPEDQRSFIYKPTFQLLSHLGISTIEELPEYVNVRQEISHVEQSQTEQSLTTTE; from the coding sequence ATGAATCTTGACGCACAGATAGAATCACTTTTGTTTTGGAAAGGTGAACCCATGAAGCTTAAAAAGCTTGCTGAAATACTTTCTAAGACTGAAGAGGAGATTGTAGCTGCGCTTGGTGAACTCGAACACAAGATTGAAGGCCGGGGAGTCCAACTTGTACGAAAAGATGATGAAATTATGCTTGGTACCCGCAATGAAATGGGACCAATTATCGAAGGGCTTATTAAAGAAGAGCTTGTAAAAGATTTGGGTAAGGCTGGACTTGAAACCCTTTCAATCATTTTGTATCGTGGACCTGTAGCTCGACGTGATATTGATTATATTCGAGGTGTTAATTCAAATTTCATTTTGCGAAACCTCTTAGTGAGAGGTTTAGTTGAAAAAGTAGTGCATCCAGAAGACCAACGATCGTTTATATACAAGCCAACCTTTCAGCTTTTGTCGCATCTTGGAATAAGCACTATTGAAGAGTTACCTGAGTATGTAAATGTAAGACAAGAAATTTCTCATGTGGAACAATCTCAAACCGAACAATCTCTTACAACGACTGAATAG
- a CDS encoding ScpA family protein yields MAEDFKIKTHIFEGPLDLLLNLIEKRKLFISDISLSQVADDFIAYVQRLEQFPIAESAQFILIASTLLLIKSKSLLPTLNLTQEEESSIEDLEERLKLYQKIRDLTVHVKDAFGKHIIFEKNQSKIITPIFSPDESMTVPALHAAIYDVLKNIPKKEAVPKAVIKKVISLEEMITSLTTRIKSNLKMSFKDFAGVGKVEKVNVIVSFLAMLELVKQGTIMVNQERDFDDITIETQELGVPRYD; encoded by the coding sequence ATGGCTGAGGATTTCAAAATTAAAACCCATATATTTGAAGGACCTCTTGATCTCTTGCTCAATTTAATTGAAAAGCGCAAGCTTTTTATTAGTGATATTTCTTTATCACAAGTTGCTGATGATTTTATTGCATACGTTCAAAGATTAGAACAATTTCCCATTGCCGAAAGTGCGCAGTTTATTTTAATAGCATCTACGCTCCTTTTAATTAAATCAAAATCTCTTTTACCAACGCTCAATCTTACTCAAGAAGAAGAATCAAGCATTGAAGATCTTGAAGAGCGATTGAAACTCTATCAAAAGATTAGAGATCTCACCGTGCATGTAAAAGATGCTTTTGGAAAACATATTATCTTTGAGAAAAATCAGTCTAAAATCATAACGCCAATCTTTTCTCCAGATGAATCTATGACTGTCCCTGCACTTCATGCTGCTATTTATGATGTTTTAAAAAACATACCGAAGAAAGAAGCAGTACCTAAAGCTGTTATTAAGAAGGTAATTTCACTCGAGGAGATGATTACAAGCCTCACTACACGTATAAAATCGAACTTGAAGATGAGTTTCAAGGATTTTGCTGGTGTAGGCAAGGTTGAGAAAGTAAATGTGATAGTGAGCTTTCTAGCTATGCTAGAGCTTGTAAAGCAAGGCACAATTATGGTTAATCAAGAGAGAGATTTTGATGATATCACTATCGAAACACAAGAGCTCGGAGTACCACGCTATGATTAG